GAACTTTATGGGTTTTGGAGGCATGAAAAGAGTGAATAACCGAGTATCAGAGTTCATTACCAACAAAAAGAAAGATATTTCTATGCGCACTCTCTTTGAGCACTTAGAAGTGCCTGCACGGAAGAATGATACCACAAGATCTGAGATAAAGGAATTAGTTGAGAGGATCAAGGGGCTTGCAGGAGAGCCATCCATTTTAAGACAAAAGGATAATGTTTCTTCTTGTAAGACAGATGAAAATAGTCAGAAGAGCCAATTGGGGTTTCAGTCACTGGCTAGTTTCAACAATTGtgacaagaaagaaagaaagatgtcATCAGATTGCCATGCTGATCATAGAACAAGCAAGAATGACAATGCTGATCATAGAACAAGCAAGAATGACGACCCACTTATGGTACTACCTGTAGGTTCAAGGACTCAGGATGATGCAGGAAATAGTACAGGTTGCAGCAAGCAAAGAGGACATACACAATTTGCTGTTCTGATGGACAAAAAGGAGTTAAAGGAAATACAGAATAAATTCTTGGTAATGGAAGAGCTAGGTCAAAACAAGGCAGTAGTGAAGTTCCTGTCAACAGATGTGCAAGAGAATAATATAGTTAAGGCCTTCCAGCATTGTGGTGATATCTTGAAGGTTGAAATTTGGTCCTCTGAAGAGGATTTCTATAGGTCTGCTACCATCTATTTTAAGGTGAGTGGTCATTTcctttagtaattttttttcatctGCATTAGTTCAAAAGGTGGGTGCAATATGGATAAATGCCTAGAAGAATTCATAGCAAAATGAAATAGAATGTTTCTGAAGAGATTAGCTGCATTGGTGGTAAATTACTTATTCCACTGAGCATGGGAACAATTTGTTTTTTGGTGAATCGCCATTTATGAGTCCTTATACCTGCAATAGGGGGATGTGAAAAAACAGCTTTAGTCCTGTCATTGCCTTGCTATTAATTACCAATTTCCTTATCACAACAGACAAGAGAAGGGTTGCGAAATGCTCTTGAAGAAACTGACATAATGGTGACAAATCGGAATGTCACTGTGGAAGCTGCTGCTTCTGTGGAAGACAAATCATACAGAACCTCCATCCCTAGTTTGATTGGTGACCCAGATGTCCCTGCAGGCTTGGTGAAGAATCCAACGAGGACTGTTAAGATAACACAGTTGACCTGCGATATTAGCTCAGATGATGTAATTGCAGCTCTGACATCCTGTGGGAGCAAAGTTACTGGCTTCTTCTTAGGTGCACTTGATTCTGTAGCTTTTGTGGAATTTGAGGCGAGTATTCCTGTCCACTTGTAGTTTGTCATTGGGCATATAGCATCTGATAAATAGCTATTCATCTAATTGAATCTGTTATGTTTACAATACTGCACCATAATAATAGAGATAGAGCTTGGCAAAGTCTGctgcatctctctctctctctacattTGAGTGTATGTTAACGTAGTTATAAACGTGCATCCTTGAAAGGTTTCATAGGAATGTCATGGTAGAAATTGCTTTTGACTACTATCTAATTGCAGAGACTACAAATCATTCATCTCTCtgagatgcaattttataacTTAAATATGAATTTGGAGACAAACTGCTATGTATGTCAAATTGGCTCTTGATTTGATCTTCCATTATCATCTGATCATACACACTTGAATTGTAATTTTCCAGACAGAAGATGGCAAAGAAATAGCTCTTGCAAAACATTCTCTTGATGTACTGGGGAAGCGATTACAAATTTCTCGAATTGATGCACCAAGAACGACGGTTGTAAGAGTTTTGTACAACCAGAGTGTAAAAGGAAGCAAGATTATTCAAGTGTGCAATTCTCTCGGGAAAACCAGGTTTGTCCGTATGAGAAGCCCAGGCATCATGGATATACACTTCAAGCTTGCAGAGTGGCCAAATATGTTAAAGATCCTAAACAGGTGATTTTATATGCATATAAAGTTATTATTTGTATTCAAGTGACACGCATGTTGCCTAATCATTATCCTTCTTTTGGATACCTAAGACTTAATGCAGTTGCAATAGGTGGTCAAACATTGCTAGCTCAGCCTGCAAGTGTCTTCCCTCCGGATATCCTTCAAATTCTATGGAGCCATCCGGAGGAAAGAAAGCATGTAAAGACTCTGGTGCAAAAGCTGCTGCAAGAACTGGGGGAGAATGTAGTACATAAAGTTGGGCTTACTGATCTTGCAGACTTCTATTGAGATGGATGATTAAGAGTATCCTTACTGGGTTCTTGATTTTAAAGATGTTCACGTTCTCGACAAGTTAAAACTTTTTGGGATCAAGAGTAACTGATGAGCAACTGAATTTCCGTAGTACAGTTTAGATGCAGGTAAAATTTTGTAGTACAGGGTTATCAAGAACATGATATTACCACCACTCCTACAATGTCTCAACCGTAATTAGAGCTTTTCTGTGGCAATCTTTTTAGTGTTATTTAGCGCATACGATTTAGATATCATGCTTTGATTTGGTATACATCTCTTTTGAAATTGAGTTGCACATTTGTAATTGGGAATTTGGGATCCTCTATAGCCAGAAAATGGTCAATTAGGCTAGCTAAAGTTGGATGAGGGGGAAAAATACACTGATATTAATTGTTTCTCTACTGTTTGGTGCTCTCTCCCACTTTTGATGGGATGAAGtatttaaaaacaaaatgaccTTCAAATTTTCGTTAAATATGAAGTTTTGCAGATTCTGTGTGTATAATATGCATTAAATTAGTAATGACGGTGCAAATGTTCTCTTGACTAATCCAgattaaagaaaatttttgagcTTTATGCTTGGAATAGCCGAAAGGGGCCTCAAGAAATTGACAATTCCCTTTTGGGGATCAATGATAAGGAGAATGTCTGAAAAGGCTTAGATAAGATTCTACAAAAGGTATTCCCATTACCAAATATGATAATGTATTTATTGGGCGTTACACCAGAGAATTAGCAAAAGTTCTGTTCTAATCCGTGATAATGAAgaatctttctttccttcacaaCTTGCAGATTTCCAAAATTGAAGAAGTGTTTGCTAAACATAAGTGAATATTCCTAAATATCAGGCATATAGATTCCTCTATCTCTTGGCCCCTGCctagtttttgagaaaaaaaaattccttgtgATAAGCTAAGAAAGAGTCAGATGGTTATAAAAAGAACAGAAGACTAGCATTCAGTTGGTGATTAGATGTGAATCTTTTACTTTAGGAGTATTTTAACTTATCCATAAAAGAAATGAGTGTTTTAACTTATCCTACTCTTAATTGTAAATATTTAATAAGATTTCTAAGTATATTTTACAAATTCAATATCCCTGTAGAAGCttcatttggattgctatttttagaagtttttgtagaaaaatgtattgtaacgatttgatatatgttaggtaaaaaaaaaattgagaactGTGTTTAGGGAaaccataaaattttttttccacaaTCCAAATGGTAGTAATCCAATTTGCGTACGTAATCTTTATTATAAAAGCGATTCTTGGAAACTGTGACACAAACAGGTTGACTGCTTAGGTTCCATGGTGTAGTGGTTAGCACTCTGGACTTTGAATCCAGCGACCTGGGTTCGACTCCCGGTGGGACCTTCTGACTTTTTCTTTTATGGAACTAGCACTTCTtggttgaaatttgaaaatgattttttttccttttttctgttttcccttTTTGCCAATTCTTGTCCCGAAATAGCATTTCTTAGTTGAAACCTGAAAATGAATtgcataaatcacatattctcTTTTCATCACAAGATAActcaataattaaaaaaactACATAACATAAATACAATTACGTATTCGTTTACTATCTTAATTTACACAATTCAACTTCTTGAAAGATAAGTCCATACtatcttgaaaaatttttacttgtTGATAATATTTATAAGTACAATTAATTTTTTACAACTTCAAGTTACGAATTTTAGCTATTACTATTAGTTAGATTGAAATGATATCTAAACTCTAAAGTGATCCACTTCTTTTTAAAATCTAAAACTTCTATAACTGTAAATCGCATAATAATATGTGTGTCTACGTACAcaaaatacacacacacacatatatatatatatatataaggacaATTCATAGTGCAACACTTACAATTGCAGGGAACCCAATCCCTTTGGTCCATCATCATAAAATAACTTCGGCAAAAGATGCATGGTAAGAAGAACATGgacaaaaggaattaaagaaccGACCAATTCACCTATTAGACAGGTACTGCTAGCGAATAACAAGGAATGGCAAGAAAACACGGTTGACCCCGTTCAATGTAAACAGTGCTGCTCCACGCATCTATTCTATTCTCAGtctaaaatagaaaagaaatctTGATTAGATGGATCCTGAAAAGAAATAGAATATTCTGTTGTTGGCCTTATAAGCTAGGTAAAATGGCCATTTTGCATGGGTTCCATGGTGTGAGAATCTCATGTGCAAAAATTAAAGTAACATTTCGAGCAAAAGATAGCTGAAAGAACTTTTTAAGCCCACTTTGAACAACTTTCTTGCTTTTATATACGGGAGAGCGCATCCTTCTTCCACTGCGGAGCAGGCTTTGAGGAACTGGTTGAGGAATGGGAGGAGAAGACGAAAAAGTAGTGGAACAGAAAGAAATGGACATTAGTCTGAAGGACTTGTCCAAGAAGCTTGAAGAATTTGCCCAGGCTAGAGACTGGGAAAGGTACCACAGTCCCAGGAATTTACTTCTTGCCATGGTAATTCTACTTTCTTTAAGCTCAATGATAGTAGTTGCCTTTCTTGAGTACTTTAAATGGTGATATTTTGGCATGTTGTGAACCATTTGGTACTTCAATTTTTAATGTTTGGCTTGATTTTGTTTCTCAATTCTAATCTCAGAAGCAGCAATTCGGAATCCATCATTCACAAAGAATGATCAATTTCATCTAGGCAAACCTGAATAATTGGATTTTAGGTGGTTATGGACAACTTAAGTAGTTCTAACTGTTGTTAACTGATTGAGTCAAATCCTTTTCCTTTTGCTCATCACATATTGCATTCTCAGAAGTTAACAATTATACCTAGTCATTTTGGAGAACCAAGCATAAGATTGTCTGAGTTTGGTGCTTCTGCCTGGGAAAGAGCCACAATTTTGGCTGGATGGGTATATTGGCTCAGCCTAATTTTTACTTCTTAGATCTTTGTTAACATAGTGCAGAAAGTCGAAGTTCAAATTTTGACAGCATCATTCCttcagaagaaaaggaagatccGAACAGGAACTTTTAAGACGTGTATGAGCCAATAACCACAAATCTTGATTCATACAAGATGCTTCTCATTTATTCCAGCATCTTGGGGAAACACCTTCATCAAAAGTAGCTTACAATTTGTGCTGAATCAATGCAGATGGCTCAACTTGTCTGTGGCACAAGTGCTAGATTCCCCTGAATAACCCTTTGTCTTTTGCAGGTTGGTGAAGTAGGAGAGCTATCAGAGATATTCCAATGGAGAGGCGAGGTTGGCAAGGGCTTGCCAAATTGGGAAGAATCTGATAAAGAGCATCTGGGAGAAGAGTTGTCTGATGTGCTGCTGTACCTGATCAGGTTGGCTGATATCTGTGGCATTGATCTAGGTGATGCTGCCACCAAGAAGATTGTGAAGAATGCAGTCAAATACCCTCCCAAAGCCTTCTGAAAAATGTAATACACCAGGCAGTTTTGTTCTGTGACTGAGATCAAATCCAATGGCCAAAAATCTCATATCCAGATGTCGAAATAAAATGAACCTCTCTTGATGGGCAAgaaattccaaaaattatctGAATTATTTTCAGTTTTACAACTTCTGGCATGTTTAGACACCTCAAGGGCTATTCCTAGCAACTTAACTAATTGCTCTGTACGCTTGGTGAATGTTTTATAATATTTGGTTCACGCTCGTATAACTTTATTGTTTAActtttgtttatatatatacaaacTTAAAGTAGGAGTATAACCTTCAATCTAAGTGTACGTCAAATTTTGAAAGTATACAATAATCGCACCTAGTCACACCAAAATCCAATGGTATTTGTCTCAATTATCTATTTAAAagtccctttcttttcttcaagaAATAGAACAAAAAAAGAACAGAGACACAAAAAGCCGCCATGGCGTGAGAGAGTCTTTGTGCTTAGTATCCTCCTAGTTTCCTCCAAATGGAGATGAAATAGTAGTGGATCAAGTGAGGTTAAAAAATGAAATCATGAAATGGGATGTATATAAACCTGTGCGGGCGCTCACACGGAAACATATTCTTCATTCTATTCTATTAGACCACTGAATCCGCGGGTATTTTGAAAAACAGTTAACGTGACAACCactcattaaattttttttttttttgcgttcaattttttcaaaaaacaatTAATTAGTTCCGAATTAACAATTGTCATGAGCTTTGTACACATATAAATGATGTTCAATATACACAGTACAGATTCTTTAAAAGATATAATCAAATTCTCTCAAGAAATCCCATTAATTTCAGGTTCCTCATCTTTGCCATCTTCAAACTATAATTGTAAGATTGCATTTGTTCATCTTCGTTTCTTTATAATTATGGTAATTTTTCTGCATTCACATATGTATTTGAAACCTTGAATCCTGTTTTCTTAGTGGTTCATAAGATTACCTTCTTCAAATTATAACTATAAGATTGCATTTCTTCATCTTCGTTTCTTTATAATTATGGTCAATTTTCTGCATTTATACATGTATTCGAAAGCTTGAAACCCCTTTTTTTCAGAGACATATTCCTGTCTTCATTTTACGAGCAAATCATGATAGGGTTTTACATTTCTTTGTCCATTCTGTGTGTCATTCATGGACATTTGAACTTGTCATGTGGTTTATGCCATTTCTTTATCTTCACGCAGTTATGATTTTGCATGTTTATATTGtttttatatgaattttctGAATGTGATGTGCAGAATATTGAGAAAATGGATGGAACTCCATTTACCCCAGCTCTGGAACAAATGAACCATTTGAAGTCTGAACAAGGGGAATTGCTTACCAAGCCTTTCTTGGACGTCTGCAGACTCATTTTGCCTATTTTAGGTTCATCTTCAcagctgattttttttttttctcttttttgagaATTTGGATTCAAGTTTCTCTTGGTTTGAAATTTCTCAAATAGTTGCGGCATCAAAAATTGTAgctttaaatttcttttttatctgCCTTGATTGTCTGTTAGTCCAATACAATTTTTCTTCCATAAATGGGCTTAATGACACAGAAGAGCCCTTTTAACAGATAGGATTGACGTAGAATTCAATC
This region of Coffea arabica cultivar ET-39 chromosome 3c, Coffea Arabica ET-39 HiFi, whole genome shotgun sequence genomic DNA includes:
- the LOC113734918 gene encoding uncharacterized protein, whose amino-acid sequence is MGGEDEKVVEQKEMDISLKDLSKKLEEFAQARDWERYHSPRNLLLAMVGEVGELSEIFQWRGEVGKGLPNWEESDKEHLGEELSDVLLYLIRLADICGIDLGDAATKKIVKNAVKYPPKAF